A single region of the Neomonachus schauinslandi chromosome 3, ASM220157v2, whole genome shotgun sequence genome encodes:
- the NEU4 gene encoding sialidase-4, translated as MEAPRVPERTVLFQRERSGLTYRVPALLPVPPAPTLLAFAEQRLSPDDAHAHRLVQRSGTLAGGSVRWGAARVLGTAALEEHRSMNPCPVHDARTATIFLFFIAVRGRTPEATQIATGRNAARLCCVTSRDAGRSWGAARDLTEEAVGGAEQDWATFAVGPGHGIQLRSGRLLVPAYTYRVDRRECFGKICRTTPHAFTFYSDDHGRTWHRGGLVPNLRSGECQLAAVDGQQAGSILYCNARSPLGRRVQALSADEGASFLPGELVPVLAETARGCQGSILGFPAPLSSRPRGEGWSAGARNHPESPHLCPGVQQHSEEGTTDTQGGQGLRGMEGWKDSPEEPGPGPGLSGTRDAWAPSLPGPPATLSQSPTWLLYSHPVGRRARLHMGIHLSRSPLDPHSWTEPWVIYEGPSGYSDLASIGPTLKGALTFACLYESGARVSYEEISFCMFSLAEVLQNVPVGPVPPSRGGKPRERCRPS; from the exons ATGGAGGCCCCGCGTGTCCCGGAGCGGACCGTGCTCTTCCAGCGCGAGAGGAGCGGCCTGACGTACCGCGTACCCGCGCTGCTGCCCGTGCCCCCCGCGCCCACCCTGCTGGCCTTCGCGGAGCAGCGTCTCAGCCCAGACGATGCCCACGCCCACCGCCTGGTGCAGAGGAGCGGCACGCTGGCCGGGGGCTCCGTGCGG TGGGGCGCCGCGCGCGTGCTGGGGACTGCGGCCTTGGAGGAGCACCGGTCCATGAACCCCTGCCCGGTGCACGACGCCCGCACGGCtaccatcttcctcttcttcatcgCGGTGCGGGGTCGCACACCCGAGGCCACGCAGATCGCCACGGGCAGGAACGCCGCGCGCCTCTGCTGCGTGACCAGCAGGGACGCGGGGCGCAGCTGGGGCGCCGCCAGGGACCTCACGGAGGAGGCGGTGGGCGGTGCCGAGCAGG ACTGGGCCACGTTCGCCGTCGGCCCGGGCCACGGCATCCAGCTGCGCTCAGGCCGTCTGCTAGTGCCAGCCTACACGTACCGCGTGGACCGGCGGGAGTGCTTCGGCAAGATCTGCAGGACCACCCCCCATGCCTTCACCTTCTACAGTGACGACCACGGTCGCACCTGGCACCGTGGAGGCCTTGTGCCCAACCTGCGCTCGGGCGAGTGCCAGCTGGCTGCAGTGGACGGCCAGCAGGCCGGCAGCATCCTCTACTGCAACGCCCGGAGCCCCCTGGGCCGCCGCGTGCAGGCGCTCAGCGCAGATGAGGGCGCCTCCTTCCTGCCTGGAGAGCTCGTGCCTGTGCTGGCTGAGACGGCCCGGGGCTGCCAGGGCAGCATCCTGGGCTTCCCTGCCCCACTCTCCAGCAGGCCCAGGGGTGAGGGATGGTCGGCAGGTGCCAGGAACCACCCCGAGTCCCCACACCTCTGTCCTGGAGTCCAGCAACATTCAGAGGAGGGCACTACAGACACCCAAGGGGGCCAGGGGCTCCGcgggatggagggatggaaggaCAGCCCTGAGGAGCCTGGCCCGGGGCCTGGACTCAGTGGGACCAGGGACGCCTGGGCCCCGAGTCTCCCTGGGCCCCCTGCCACCCTGTCTCAGAGCCCCACCTGGCTGCTGTATTCCCACCCGGTGGGGCGCAGGGCTCGGCTCCACATGGGAATCCACCTGAGCCGGTCCCCCCTGGACCCCCACAGCTGGACAGAGCCCTGGGTGATCTATGAGGGCCCCAGTGGCTACTCTGACCTGGCATCCATCGGGCCCACCCTCAAGGGAGCCCTGACCTTTGCTTGTCTGTATGAGAGTGGGGCCAGGGTCTCCTACGAGGAGATCTCCTTCTGCATGTTCTCCCTTGCTGAGGTCCTGCAGAACGTGCCGGTGGGCCCTGTCCCGCCCAGTCGCGGGGGCAAGCCTCGGGAGCGCTGCCGGCCTTCCTGA